In Uranotaenia lowii strain MFRU-FL chromosome 2, ASM2978415v1, whole genome shotgun sequence, one genomic interval encodes:
- the LOC129742833 gene encoding uncharacterized protein LOC129742833, translated as MASTLLSTVLLRNVGGVNSCLVDYLLATSSSCYEIIVFTETWLNDRTLSSQIIGPDYVEFHCDRSPQNSKKSTGGGVLLAVKSRLTAQLIEDSSWNDLELLWPRIDLGYRKLYLCVVYVPPDRSSDLVVAESSSRCLSKVSSICSPVDDILVIGDFNMPGLKWCPSHGAFLFPDPMRSYFSAPTNIFLDSLRTATLRQINSFENENARMLDLCFINEGFRNLTIDLAPAPLVKVVSHHPALVVSLDVTNINAPLEETAPFYQDFKYADYEAISRVLGSIELENELDLSNPDAAAATFSNILNYIIDRHVPKRSLPSNPRASWVTNQLRHLKTAKNRALRYYSKHKSLYTKEENRKLNTAYKKSSRRCYQNYLHRLQRNFKTNPKSFWKYVKNQRKESGLPSQIFLNGNSANTDPEICNLFAEKFSRVFTTGFISSEQLDMAVRNISPLDSSLGGITFDDAAILKATAKLKNSSSTGPDGIPAIFLKRSTPTDSH; from the exons ATGGCAAGTACGCTGTTATCGACTGTTCTTCTCCGC AACGTCGGTGGTGTGAATTCTTGTCTGGTTGACTACCTCCTTGCCACGTCAAGTTCCTGCTACGAAATTATCGTCTTTACGGAAACATGGCTAAACGACCGCACCTTATCCAGTCAAATTATCGGCCCCGACTATGTAGAATTCCATTGCGATCGAAGTCCCCAGAACAGCAAAAAATCAACTGGTGGCGGAGTTTTGCTTGCCGTAAAGTCCAGACTCACGGCTCAGCTGATCGAAGACAGTTCCTGGAACGATTTGGAACTTCTTTGGCCACGCATTGATCTCGGTTACCGGAAACTGTATTtatgcgtagtgtacgtgcctcctgatcgcTCAAGTGATCTGGTTGTAGCTGAGTCTTCCTCGCGCTGCCTCTCCAAAGTGAGCTCAATCTGCTCTCCCGTAGATGATATTCTTGTTATCGGTGATTTCAACATGCCTGGCTTGAAATGGTGCCCATCCCACGGTGCCTTTTTGTTCCCAGATCCTATGCGCTCCTATTTTTCGGCTCCTACCAACATCTTCCTGGACTCTTTGAGGACCGCGACTCTTCGCCAGATCAACAGCTTCGAAAACGAAAACGCTCGTATGCTAGACCTCTGCTTCATAAACGAAGGCTTCAGGAATCTGACAATTGATTTAGCTCCCGCTCCTCTCGTCAAAGTTGTTTCTCATCATCCAGCTTTAGTGGTCTCACTCGATGTTACTAACATCAACGCCCCCTTAGAGGAAACTGCTCCATTCTACCAGGACTTCAAATACGCCGATTACGAAGCTATCTCTCGAGTCCTAGGTTCCATCGAATTGGAGAACGAGCTCGATCTCTCTAACCCCGATGCTGCCGCTGcgactttttcaaacatactgAACTACATAATCGATCGtcatgttccgaaacgtagcTTACCTTCCAACCCTCGAGCTTCCTGGGTCACTAACCAGCTGCGACATTTGAAGACGGCTAAAAACCGTGCTCTTCGATACTACAGCAAGCACAAGTCTCTCTACACAAAAGAAGAAAACCGCAAACTAAACACAGCGTACAAAAAAAGCAGCAGGCGTTGCTACCAGAACTATCTTCACCGGCTACAACGCAATTTTAAAACCAATCCGAAATCTTTCTGGAAGTACgtcaaaaatcagcggaaagaatcCGGACTTCCGTCTCAAATATTCTTGAACGGCAACTCAGCAAACACCGATCCTGAAATATGTAATCTTTTTGCTGAGAAGTTTTCAAGAGTTTTCACAACTGGGTTCATTTCCTCAGAGCAACTGGATATGGctgtaagaaatatttcaccTCTAGATTCTTCCTTAGGCGGTATCACATTCGATGACGCAGCCATTTTGAAGGCGACAGCtaagcttaaaaattcatcttctacgggtccggacgggataccagctatcTTCTTGAAACGTTCCACACCTACTGACTcccattag